The Flavobacterium sp. M31R6 nucleotide sequence TCTATTGGAATTTTGTTCATTCCGATAAAACCGTAATTGAAAAAGCAAAACAGGATTGGATTGATCAAAAGTTTCCAAAAGTACCCAATGAAACCGAGTTTGTACCCTTACCACAACCTAAATTCAGATAATTATCATGGCAAAAGTAATCGCTCATATTAAAGAAGTTCCTTTTAAAATAGAAATCAAATCTCCTACCGGAAATACCGTCATTGCTGACGAACCAGTTGAGAAAGGAGGGAAGGACATCGGATTTTCACCCAAAGAATTACTTACGGCATCATTAAGTGCCTGTACCTCGGCAACACTGCGGATGTATATTGATAAGAAAGGCTGGGACATACCCGAAATAAAAGTAGAAACAGAACTAATCGAAATGGAAGACAAAACGCTTTTTGCCAGAAAATTGGAGTTTATGGGCACAGTTGATGAAGATCAGAAAAAGCGTTTGATTTTAGTAGCCAATGCTTGTCCGGTTCATAAGATACTGTCCGGTACCATTGAATTCGAAACTGAATTAATATAATAGTCAATACTATTTTGGTGCAAAATAACGTAATAATATTTCAGAACTCTCAAGCCACAACTCAAAAAAACAAATCCTTTTAGATTCAAATATTAATCCTTACTTTTGAACCTCATTAAAAAAACAAACATTATGGCGTCTATAACATTAGGTGGAAACCCAATACACACTTCAGGTGAATTACCAAAAGTTGGTTCAAAACTGGCTGATTTTAAATTAGTTCAAAACGATTTATCTGTTGCTGATTTAAGCACTTTTGCAGGTAAAAAATTAGTTTTAAATATTTTTCCAAGTATCGATACAGGAACTTGTGCAACATCAGTTAGAAAATTCAACGAAAGTGCAAGTAACTTAGCAAACACCACTGTTTTGTGTATTTCCAGAGATTTACCTTTTGCCCAAAAACGTTTTTGTGGTGCTGAAGGACTTGAAAATGTGGTGAATCTTTCTGATTTTCAAGATGGAGCTTTTGGAAAAAATAATGGTTTAGAGATTGTTGACGGCCCATTGGCTGGTTTGCACTCAAGAGTGATTATCGTTGTTGATGAGAACGGTGTGGTAACTCACACGGAACAAGTGGGTGAAATTGCAAACGAACCGAATTACGAAGCCGCTTTAGCTGCACTTTAATAGTATATAATGGAATTTCAAAAAGACAATACATTACTTACGGGCCGATTGAAAAGCGTAAAATTCGCTTTTCTGGGTGCCGTAAAATTAATTACCACCGAGCACAGTATTATGGTTCAATTTTCAATTGGAATCTTAATGACCATTGCCGGTTTTTATTTTCATATCTCCACTACCGAATGGCTTTTTCAAACGATGGCCATTGGTTTAATTATGAGCATTGAAGGATTGAATACAGCTGTTGAAAAAATAGCTGATTTTATTCACCCTAATTATCATGAAAGAATCGGTTTTATAAAAGATATTGCTGCTGGAGCAGTATTTTTTGCTGCATTAACAGCAATCGCAATTGGTCTAATTATTTATATTCCAAAATTTTTATAGGTTCAATTAAATTCAAGAATGGCAAAATCTACAAAAAAAGAATCTTCAGATACAAAAAAAGAATCGGAATCTAAAGGCATAAGATCATGGGAATTCACCAAACAACACAAAATTGTTTTGGGATCTCTTTTGGTATTATTTTCAATCGCTTTATTAGTCGCATTTGTTTCCTTTTTTATCTATGGAAAAATCGATCAAAGTGCTGTTTCCGAATTAACAGACCGCAAAGAAGTGGTTCAAAACTGGCTGGGTAAATTTGGTGCTTATCTTGCCGATTTATTCGTGTACAGAGGTTTTGGTATTGCTTCCTTTTTATTTGTGCGTTTATTTTTCTTGACCGGTATGTATTTGGTTTTGAGTCTTTCAATAAAAAAACTAAAAGGAGTTTGGTTTTGGGATTTATTTGCTGTTATTATTTTATCTGTTCTATTTGGCTTTTTTGCCACTTCAATGCCTGAATTGGGCGGAACAATTGGATATGAATTGAATTTATTCTCTCAAGATTACATCGGAAAAACAGGAACCCTTTTGGTTCTGATTTTTGGTTTGATTATTTATTTGATTTTCAAATTGCAGGTATCACCAGAAAAAGTGCAATCTTTTTTTGAAAGCACCAAAAAAGAAATTAAAGAGGACTTGGCTACAAGCCCAATATTGACGTCTAATGACAGTGTCTATAATCTTGAGGAATTTGCAGTTGAAGAAACTGAAGAAGAAGAATTGGATGATATCCATTTGAAAACAACAGGATCTCAGTTTGAAATCAACAAAGAAGCTTTGAAACCAACAATTTCAAATGCTTCCGAAATTAATTTGGAACCTACTCTTAAACCGCTTCCAATGGAAATTTTGCCAACGGCTGCACCTGTTAAAGAAGAATCATTTGTTATTGAAAAAGCAGTAGAAGAAGATATTATTGAAGATAATCTGGCTTCACGCTTGGTGTCGGATTTTGGTTTGTTTGATCCTACTTTGGATTTATCGAATTACAAATTTCCAACCATTGATTTATTAAAAGAATATTCGACTGGTGGTATTACCATCAACCAGGAAGAACTGGAAGAAAACAAAAATAAAATTGTTGATACCCTTCGCAATTACAAGATAGAAATAGCACAAATCAAAGCGACTGTTGGTCCATCCGTAACTTTATATGAAATTGTACCCGAAGCGGGAATTCGTATTTCCAAAATTAAGAGTTTGGAAGACGATATTGCCTTGTCACTTTCGGCATTAGGGATTCGTATTATTGCTCCAATTCCAGGAAAAGGAACTATCGGTATCGAGGTTCCGAACAAGAATCCAACGATGGTTTCGATGAAAAGCGTTATTGGTTCCGCTAAATTCCAAGAAGCGGAAATGGAATTGCCTATTGCTCTTGGAAAAACTATTTCGAACGAAACTTTTGTGGTTGACTTGGCCAAAATGCCCCACTTATTGATGGCAGGTGCTACCGGACAGGGGAAATCGGTAGGATTGAATGCAGTTTTGACTTCGCTTTTATACAAAAAACACCCAGCCGAAGTAAAATTCGTATTGGTTGACCCGAAAAAAGTAGAGCTTACGCTTTTCAATAAAATCGAAAGACATTACCTAGCTAAATTACCCGATACCGAAGATGCCATTATCACTGATAATGCTAAAGTTGTTGCCACATTGAATTCACTTTGTGTGGAAATGGACAACCGTTATTCGCTATTGAAAGATGCGATGGTGAGAAACATCAAGGAGTACAACGAAAAATTCAAGGGAAGAAAATTAAATCCAGAGAATGGACATCGATTTTTGCCTTATATCGTATTGGTAGTCGATGAGTTTGCCGATTTGATTATGACAGCCGGTAAGGAGGTTGAAGTACCTATTGCGCGTTTGGCACAGTTAGCCCGTGCTATCGGTATTCACTTGATTATTGCGACACAAAGACCGTCGGTGAATGTAATTACAGGTTTGATAAAAGCCAACTTTCCTGCGAGAATTGCTTTTAGGGTAACCTCCAAAATAGACTCCAGAACAATCTTGGATACACAGGGTGCGGATCAATTGATAGGACGGGGAGATATGTTATATACGAACGGAAATGATGTGGTTCGTGTACAGTGCGCCTTTATTGATACTCCAGAAGTAGAAAAAATAACCGAATTTATTGGGTCACAAAAAGCGTATGCCACTGCTTATTTACTTCCTGAATTCGTAGGAGAAGATGGAGGAATTAGTTTGGAAATGGACATTTCTGAAAGAGATACTTTGTTTAGAGAAGCAGCTGAAGTAATTGTAAATGCACAACAGGGATCGGCTTCGTTATTGCAACGCAAACTGAAACTGGGTTACAATAGGGCAGGGCGATTGATTGATCAACTGGAAGCTGCCGGAATTGTTGGTCCTTTTGAAGGAAGTAAAGCCAGAAGCGTGAACATACAGGATATGACGGGGTTGGATCAGTTTTTTAATAATGAAAGTTAGAATATTAGAATGCAGATTTCAGAATAAAGATAAAAGAATAAAGATAAAAGAATAAAGATAAAAGAATTTAGGTTGCAGATTTTGGATAATTAGACTTTTAAATCTTTCAATCTTTCAATTTATAAATTTTTTCAATATTACAAAAGAGCGTTGATAACAGAAATTTAGCTTTTTTTTAGATGCTTTTCATTTTTTAGGTCTTTACATTTGCACCAAATATGATATTGCACGGATGCGTGAGGGATAGAAGCTAGTTACCGAAGTAACGCGGATAGCCCGACGCCGTTGAGGAAAGGGGCTTTGTAAGCGTTGCTATCAGTAAGCCCCTTTTCTCAATGGGGGCACGCCCAAGTGATTTCAATATTCAATTACGTACAAAAAATCATTAATAAGCATACAACAAAACACAGAACAAATGAGATTACAAAACAAAATGGGAGTGAAAATGGTGATGGGACTTTTGGTTGCCTTTTTTATAGGATTTACGACTCAGGCACAAGATAAAAAAGCAAAAGATTTACTGGATAAAGTAACTGCCAAAGTAAAAAGCTACGAGAATATTACAATCGATTTTAAATATTCTTTGAACAATGCCAAGGAAAATATCAATCAGGACAGTAAAGGAACCGTGGTGATGAAAGGGAATCAGTATGTGTTGAATTTTATGGGAATCACCAAGATTTTTGACGGTAAAAAGAATTATACTATTGTTCCTGAAGATGAAGAAATCACTATTTCGAAAGTGGATGAGAAAGACGATTCGGCTATCACACCATCAAAAATGCTGACTTTCTTTAATACGGGTTATAAATTCTCAATGGATATTGCCCAGAATGTAAGCGGTAAAAAAATACAATACATAAAACTGACTCCTACCAATGCGAAAGATCAAAGAAAAGAGATTTTGGTGGGTATTGATTCTAAAACCAACAATATTTACAATGTAATAGAAATTGCCAAAAAGGGAACGAAAACAACATTGACGGTTAATTCTTTTAAAACAAATCAGACATTGCCGAAAAATCAGTTTACCTTTGTTGCAAGCAAATATCCCAATTATTACATCAATAAATTAGACTAATTATTTAGGTGAAGATTCTAGACAGATACTTATTAAAAACATTTCTGGGTACATTTGCTACGGTATTTGTTATCCTTTTTTTTGTGTTCATACTGCAAACCGTCTGGTTGTTTATTGCCGAATTGGCCGGTAAAGATTTGGATTTCGTAATGGTTATTAAATTTTTGGCGTTCTCCATGCCTCGAATCGTGCCTTTGGTTTTACCGTTATCTATTTTATTGGCTTCGATAATGTCTTTTGGAAACCTATCTGAACATTATGAATTTGCGGCTATGAAATCTTCAGGGATTTCGTTGCAAAGAGCGATGCGAAGCTTGACTATTGCTATAGCGATATTGAGTATAGTCGCTTTTTTATTTGCCAATAATGTTATTCCGTATGCCGAATTTAGATTTGTCAATTTTAGAAAAAATATTGCCCAAGCCAAACCGGCTCTTGCCATTACCGAAGGACAATTTAGCGACGTTGGCACGTATAATATTAAAGTGAATAAAAAGTCGGGAGAAAATGGAAATCACCTTACCGGAATTACCATTCATCAAAAATCCGTAAATGGTGACGGCAGCAAAACGGTGATTCGCGCCACGGACGGAGAATTAATCAGCAGTGATAAAACAAGTATTTTACAGTTGGTTTTGAATGACGGAAATTATTATCAGGATATTGTGCCTAAAAAATACGAGGATCGAGATAAATTGCCTTTTGCCAAAAGTTCCTTTAAGAAATACCGCATCAATATTGATCTGTCCCAATTGAATAAAGTGGATACAAAAGATGAGAGCGTATCCAATACCAGTACTATGTTGACGGTGGGTGATTTGAAGTACACTTTGGATTCCTTGACTAAGAACAGGAACACCGAAATTGTTTCATTTTCTGAAAACAGCGGAGCAAGAATAGGTACCCTAACCAATAATAATGCTCCTCAAGTTGCAAAGAAAAAGGCTCTGGTTAAAAATTTGTTGTCAATCTACGATAACAAACAAAAAGTTGAAATTTTAAAAGCTGCCAGCAGTAATGCGCAAAGCACATTGTATACTATTGACGCTACCAGAAGCGAACTGGACAATAAAAAGAAAAACATAAACAGTCATATTTTGGCACTTTATGATAAATTTGTTATCGTTTATGCTTGTTTCCTGATGTTCTTTATTGGAGCTCCGTTGGGAGCCATTATACGAAAAGGAGGTCTTGGTTTGCCTATCGTATTCGCCGTTTTAATTTTTATATCCTTCCATTTTATCAATACTTTTGGGAAGAGGATTTCTCAGGAAGACGGTTTGCCGCCTTTCTTTGGGGCTTGGATGTCGTCTATGATCCTGACGCCGTTGGCCGTTTTATTGACTTATCGTGCCACCAATGATATTGGTTTAATCAATATGGATGTACTATTGGCACCTGTACAAAAAGTATTTCAAAAGTTGTTTCAAAAAATAATTCCATCTCAAAATAAAGAATAAGATGTCTACCACAAAAATACAACTCAACACAATAGAAGAAGCTATTGAAGATATTCGTCAAGGCAAAGTAATTATTGTGGTTGATGATGAAGACCGTGAAAATGAAGGTGATTTTCTGGCCGCTGCCGAAAAAGTAACGCCCGAAATGATTAACTTTATGGCTACGCATGGCCGCGGTTTGATTTGCGCACCATTAACGGAAAGCCGTTGTAAAGAACTTGGATTGCATGTGATGGTAACTAACAATACCGATCCTATGGAAACTGCTTTTACGGTTTCGGTAGATTTAAGGGGTAATGGAGTAACCACAGGAATATCCGCTTCTGATAGAGCCAAAACAATACTTTCGTTAGTTGATTCAAATACAAAACCACATGATTTGGCGCGTCCTGGACATATATTTCCGTTGATAGCCAAGCAAGGAGGCGTTTTGAGAAGAACGGGACATACCGAAGCTGCCATTGATTTTGCACGTTTGGCAGGGTTTAAATCGGCCGGAGTAATTGTCGAGATCATGAATGAAGACGGTTCTATGGCGCGATTACCACAATTGGTAAAAGTGGCCAAGAAATTTGACTTAAAATTAGTCTCAATTGAAGCATTGGTTGCCTATAGAATGCAACACGACAGTTTGATTGTCAAGAAAGAAGATTTTGATATCGAAACCCGTTTTGGTACTTTTAGACTTAGAGCGTATCAGCAAACAACCAACAAGCAAATACATATTGCCTTGACCAAGGGAACTTGGAATATTGGTGAACCAATTCTAACCCGTATCAACTCCACTTCGGTGAACAATGATATTTTAGGTACATTGACCAATGATGCCCATAAAAAGTTGGATGATATGTTTCAAATAATCAATGCAGAAGGCAAGGGGGCAGTATTGTTTATTAATCAAGAATTGCAATCAATAGATTTATTGAATCGCATTGTTGAATTGAAAGAATTACAGGCGAAAGGTGAATTCAAAGCGCCACAAATCAAGATGGATAATAAAGATTTTGGTATTGGTGCCCAAATATTGCACGATATAGACATTTCCAAAATTCGATTATTGTCTAATACCGAACAAACCAAACGCGTTGGTATGATAGGATATGGCTTGGAAATTAAAGAATATGTGAAGTATTAGATTTTTAGTGAATTGTGAATTGCGAATCGCTAAAAGTGAATAGTAGAATCCTTCGGAAATAATTTCGAAGGATTTTTTTTGATCCTTTTTATTCTGAATGAGCAATTGTATAAGGGGTCGAAGTCAATTATTAATCACTATTTATAAATCATACCGTTATTGTAAAAACTTTTTTTAAAAATATTTCTATTCTAAAACAAAGCAAATGAAACAATTAAAAAGTTACTTGTAAAATAGATGTAAATTTTATAAAAATACATTTGCATAACCAAAAAAGGTTCTTATATTTGCACTCGCAATCAGGTAATGAAAGCGACATACTGGAGAAATGGCAGAGCGGTCGAATGCGGCAGTCTTGAAAACTGTTGACTGTAACAGGTCCGGGGGTTCGAATCCCTCTTTCTCCGCCAGTAGAAGTTTCAAAAGAAACTTTAAAAATCAAAACCCTTTAAATACTAGTATTTAAAGGGTTTTTTCTTTTTTACAATATGTCAAAAAACACATATTAGAGCAAAGCGTGGTACACTTTTTAGTACACTTTTATTTTTTTGATTTTTGCGTCAAAAAAAAGTGTACTAAATTGAAAGAATTCCCCGGGAATTCCCTGTAAACAAAGGTGTCCTTCGAAATTTTTAAATCAATTTGAGTATTAATTTAAAAACTAGAAAACATGTTAAAAGTAATTTTTTACCTTAAATCCGAAAAAGCAGATAAAAACGGAGAATGCTCCATATTTGCGCGCATTACCTACAAAACCAACAGAGTTTCTCTCAGCACAGGAAAAACTATTTCCAAAGAAAGATGGATTTACACCAATAACCTCAGGAATCTGCTGCGACTCGAAAAAGAAAAGATCCTTAAAAATTATCTTGAATTATACCGCCTTAATGTCGAGAAAAAATTTAACCACCTTTTCAACATTGATCCCGAGGTATCTTTAGAAATGCTTAAAGCCGAACTTACCGGAAAATCTAAAATCCTAACAAGTAAAACAACAATCAATGAAGCTATGCAACGGCATAACAAATTTTTCAAAAGAAAAGTGGACGCAGGTGAAAGGTCAGCTGCATCACTTCAGAAGTACAAACGAAGTGGTGAGCTTTTGACCGCATTTATGAAAAAACATTATACTGTAGAAGATATGCCGGTCAGCGAAATTTCAAATTCGTTCGTTTATAATCTTGAAGAATACTTAAAGTACGAGAGTTCATTTAAGGGGCAGGTCGGAATAAAAAACAACTCTGTGGTTAAATATATGAAAATGTACAAAACAGCCTGCAACTATTGCATACGGATGGATTTGTTTGCCCGCAATCCCTTTGATGCCTACGACGGAAAATTAAGCGTAAAGGACGCGGTATTTCTAACCCAACATGAACTTAAACTTATTGAAGAAAAGCCAATCTTTATGGAGCGCCTACAGAAAGTCAGGGACATATTTCTTTTTTGCTGCTACACAGGATACGCACCGGTGGATGCTTTGAACCTGACCCCTGCAAATCTCTTCGAAGACAATGACGGTAACCTTTGGATAATGACAAACAGGACAAAAACTGCGATTAGGGAAAATGTACCTGTGCTTCCTCCTGCCATGGCTGTGATCAAAAAATATAAAAATAAACAGATAGGGCTGCTTCCGCAGATTTCAAATCAAAAGATGAATGCTTACTTAAAGGAGATTGCGGATATATGCGAGATCAATAAGCATCTGACTTGGTATGTTTCAAGACATACCTTTGCTACTACTGTCACTCTAGGAAATGGCGTTCGTCTGGAACATGTCTCAGCAATGATGGGTCATACAAATATTAAGCAGACACAGCACTATGCTAAAGTTTTAGATGTTAATATAATGGAAGATATGGAGAAACTGAAACTAAAGTACAAGTGAAATTCGTTAAAAAAAAAGGCTCCAAATTTGGAGCCTTTACTTTGACATTGTTGTGACTGAATACACTTTTGTTAGCCATTATTTTCGTCAAGAATTTTATCTATTTTTGCTGCATCGTACAGAAATATATCCCCCAGTTTAGTAAATGGGAGTATTCCTGTCTGCCTGTATTTTATAATAGTATTGCTAGACAATCCAAATATCTTTTTTAAATCTTCATTTCTATAATATACAGGTATCACGCCTTTACCCTGTCCGCTGATTTTTGAATCAATTGTTTCCAGCCTCAACAGTACAGGCTCTATTAATTGTTTTACTCTCATTACAAAAGAGAGTTTTCTTTCTTTTTTTGTCATAACTAAAGATTTAAATTTTGACACTAAACTATTTTACAAGCTCTTACCAGCTTTGAAGTCTTCTTTTTCTTTCCTGCATTTTTGTAATGAGTTCTTCTAAAAATGTAATCTGCTTCCCTTTATACGTATAACCTTTACATTCGGAGAACTGTCTGCTGATCGACTTAATTTTCGACTGTCCCCCATCATCGCCGGCATATGTGAAATTATTTTCGAGGAAAAGCTGAAACTTACTTCTATTATTTTTTTCATCTGCATTATCAAAAAACAATAGACCTTCATCCATTAAGATATAAAAGAGCTGGGCAAAGTCAATTTTACTGTAACAGGATTTACATTTTTCTTTTGAAAAAACAGATTGCACTTTGTTGTCCATGTCAGTTTCGCTGACTAGATTTTCTAATAATCGTAACCTTTCATCATATTTCAATATAACATTAAAGAACTCTATTTGCTTACCCCTTTTCATTGCTTCTAAAATTTAGTCATCATTCTTTAAATATGAACTATATCGTTTATTTGTATTCCTTGTCAGGGCATACAAAGAATTTCTACACTAATGCCAAATAGCATTGATGTAATTAAGACACCAATCTCATTACAGTAGTAAAGCGAATTTAAAAAGTAAAAGTATATCTCAGCTTTTTATTGTTTTCAAAGGAATATAATGACTTTATTTGGCATTGTTAGAAAATATAAAACATTGGCAATTCCTATTTCTTCAGGTGCTTTTCTTCAAATTCCTCAGTAAGTGATATGATTTTTTGGGATAAAACGGCAAATTCTGCGGTTTTTTTTTCCAGTTTGTACAGATATGCCAAAGCTTTCTTTTCGGAAAATTTTTGATATAAAATCTTTACCACCTGATTATAATTAACCCCGATAGCCCTAAACTGGCTGTAAAAAGAGGTCAGGCGCATATAATAATCCATTGTTGCTTTATCAATCTTGACTGTTTTTATGCCTTTTTGAAAAACACACGCTGTAATAAAGTGCGCCTTTATATTCATACCCGATGTTTCAAAAAGAGTCAGAAAACGGGCGTTTTCCTGAGCGGTAAGACTGATCGAATAGCGGTGGACGGCGGGATCATCTTTGGGATTCCTGCCTCCTTTGTGCGGGTTGGTTTTACCATTGTTTTCCATGACTTTTATTGCTGGCATTATTTAAAAACCAATATATTTTATTATCAGCATTGACGCTCAAATGTGGAAGCATTTGGAAGCAATCGGCTTCTTATTTCTTAAAGAAAAGGACGATTTCCACAGGCAAACGTTGCATAAGTCACTGAAAATCATTAAATTTAAAGTATGAAAAAGACAAAAAAACACAAAGAAATCCCCAATCTTCATCCCAAATTCTTTTGGGAATTCATATTTGATAAGATTGATTGGGATGGGGGATATAAAATGGTAATTGCTCGTATTATAGAGCGTGGAGGTCAGGATCAAATTGACGAAATTGTCCGTTTTTATGGTCGTGAAAAAGTGATTACGGCTGTCCGTGATGAGATTTACTTTCTGCCCAACTATGCCATTGAAGATGCCCTTAAATTCTTTCCCGAACTCAAAAAAGAAGAGATGTACTGCTACCTGAACCGCAAGGACAAACCGTATCACTGGATTTAGTGAATACCTAAATTCCTAAACGACTTTTTCTTGGTTGATTTACTTCCTCGTCTTTACTCTGCTGGGTCTTAATGTCAATATTAAGTGGCTGGTTTGTACGCTGTCTCAATGATTCTTTTTCGCTTGGAGTTAAATTGTCCGTGCTATTATTGTTTACATAACGAAAAACCGTTTTTACAGACCCCATTATATCCAAAGGCTTTTCAGGCTTCTCTGCTGGCTTCTTTTCACTTTCCTTAATTTTAATAACCAATAGCTTATCTAACAGTTTGCTTAGCCCTGTTTTTGTTGGATTTTTAAATTGTTTGAGAAAATTAGAGAAGAAATTTGTAAAGATGTTTCCACCCCTGTCTACCTGCATAAATGGAATATTTTTCTTATTCTTTTTTTTCTGCTCTTGATTTTTGTGCTTATCTTTTTTCATGATTTTGATTTTAAGGCAAAAGGTAATTAACAGACTTTTACATTCTTCTTTCTGGCACTTTAAGGCTTCGATCGGCTGAATATGTCAGACTTTGGACGGGTTGGACTTTATATTTTATACAAAGAAATAATAAAAAGAAAACCAAGGTAGGACGTGATGGATCAGCCTGTCCAAAAGACTTCGGCATAATGTTTTGCTCGTTCCTCACAAACCACCCTTCGGGACTTATTCCGATTCCTTTTAGTCTGTCTGCATCCCGTCCTTTAAAATTGCTTTCTTTTTCTTTTTTTCGGTTTTTCTGTTTTCTTTTGAAAATATATTTATGTTTTTAGATATGGATATATGTGTGTATTTGAAAGTCTATTTATTTACATAAGGGAGCATCCATGACTATGCGTAAAAGCATACATATATAAAAGAATAAAATTGTAAAAACGTACATACATACAGCTATACAAGCGCATTTACTTATAGGATTAAGTACTTCTTTAAATCTGCCCGTCCGTACAGAATTGCATTTATACGCAAATAGTCATGAGAAGATGTAT carries:
- a CDS encoding outer membrane lipoprotein carrier protein LolA, coding for MGVKMVMGLLVAFFIGFTTQAQDKKAKDLLDKVTAKVKSYENITIDFKYSLNNAKENINQDSKGTVVMKGNQYVLNFMGITKIFDGKKNYTIVPEDEEITISKVDEKDDSAITPSKMLTFFNTGYKFSMDIAQNVSGKKIQYIKLTPTNAKDQRKEILVGIDSKTNNIYNVIEIAKKGTKTTLTVNSFKTNQTLPKNQFTFVASKYPNYYINKLD
- a CDS encoding helix-turn-helix domain-containing protein, with the protein product MTKKERKLSFVMRVKQLIEPVLLRLETIDSKISGQGKGVIPVYYRNEDLKKIFGLSSNTIIKYRQTGILPFTKLGDIFLYDAAKIDKILDENNG
- a CDS encoding diacylglycerol kinase family protein translates to MEFQKDNTLLTGRLKSVKFAFLGAVKLITTEHSIMVQFSIGILMTIAGFYFHISTTEWLFQTMAIGLIMSIEGLNTAVEKIADFIHPNYHERIGFIKDIAAGAVFFAALTAIAIGLIIYIPKFL
- the tpx gene encoding thiol peroxidase: MASITLGGNPIHTSGELPKVGSKLADFKLVQNDLSVADLSTFAGKKLVLNIFPSIDTGTCATSVRKFNESASNLANTTVLCISRDLPFAQKRFCGAEGLENVVNLSDFQDGAFGKNNGLEIVDGPLAGLHSRVIIVVDENGVVTHTEQVGEIANEPNYEAALAAL
- a CDS encoding OsmC family protein, with protein sequence MAKVIAHIKEVPFKIEIKSPTGNTVIADEPVEKGGKDIGFSPKELLTASLSACTSATLRMYIDKKGWDIPEIKVETELIEMEDKTLFARKLEFMGTVDEDQKKRLILVANACPVHKILSGTIEFETELI
- a CDS encoding DNA translocase FtsK, with the protein product MAKSTKKESSDTKKESESKGIRSWEFTKQHKIVLGSLLVLFSIALLVAFVSFFIYGKIDQSAVSELTDRKEVVQNWLGKFGAYLADLFVYRGFGIASFLFVRLFFLTGMYLVLSLSIKKLKGVWFWDLFAVIILSVLFGFFATSMPELGGTIGYELNLFSQDYIGKTGTLLVLIFGLIIYLIFKLQVSPEKVQSFFESTKKEIKEDLATSPILTSNDSVYNLEEFAVEETEEEELDDIHLKTTGSQFEINKEALKPTISNASEINLEPTLKPLPMEILPTAAPVKEESFVIEKAVEEDIIEDNLASRLVSDFGLFDPTLDLSNYKFPTIDLLKEYSTGGITINQEELEENKNKIVDTLRNYKIEIAQIKATVGPSVTLYEIVPEAGIRISKIKSLEDDIALSLSALGIRIIAPIPGKGTIGIEVPNKNPTMVSMKSVIGSAKFQEAEMELPIALGKTISNETFVVDLAKMPHLLMAGATGQGKSVGLNAVLTSLLYKKHPAEVKFVLVDPKKVELTLFNKIERHYLAKLPDTEDAIITDNAKVVATLNSLCVEMDNRYSLLKDAMVRNIKEYNEKFKGRKLNPENGHRFLPYIVLVVDEFADLIMTAGKEVEVPIARLAQLARAIGIHLIIATQRPSVNVITGLIKANFPARIAFRVTSKIDSRTILDTQGADQLIGRGDMLYTNGNDVVRVQCAFIDTPEVEKITEFIGSQKAYATAYLLPEFVGEDGGISLEMDISERDTLFREAAEVIVNAQQGSASLLQRKLKLGYNRAGRLIDQLEAAGIVGPFEGSKARSVNIQDMTGLDQFFNNES
- the ribB gene encoding 3,4-dihydroxy-2-butanone-4-phosphate synthase — encoded protein: MSTTKIQLNTIEEAIEDIRQGKVIIVVDDEDRENEGDFLAAAEKVTPEMINFMATHGRGLICAPLTESRCKELGLHVMVTNNTDPMETAFTVSVDLRGNGVTTGISASDRAKTILSLVDSNTKPHDLARPGHIFPLIAKQGGVLRRTGHTEAAIDFARLAGFKSAGVIVEIMNEDGSMARLPQLVKVAKKFDLKLVSIEALVAYRMQHDSLIVKKEDFDIETRFGTFRLRAYQQTTNKQIHIALTKGTWNIGEPILTRINSTSVNNDILGTLTNDAHKKLDDMFQIINAEGKGAVLFINQELQSIDLLNRIVELKELQAKGEFKAPQIKMDNKDFGIGAQILHDIDISKIRLLSNTEQTKRVGMIGYGLEIKEYVKY
- a CDS encoding site-specific integrase; its protein translation is MLKVIFYLKSEKADKNGECSIFARITYKTNRVSLSTGKTISKERWIYTNNLRNLLRLEKEKILKNYLELYRLNVEKKFNHLFNIDPEVSLEMLKAELTGKSKILTSKTTINEAMQRHNKFFKRKVDAGERSAASLQKYKRSGELLTAFMKKHYTVEDMPVSEISNSFVYNLEEYLKYESSFKGQVGIKNNSVVKYMKMYKTACNYCIRMDLFARNPFDAYDGKLSVKDAVFLTQHELKLIEEKPIFMERLQKVRDIFLFCCYTGYAPVDALNLTPANLFEDNDGNLWIMTNRTKTAIRENVPVLPPAMAVIKKYKNKQIGLLPQISNQKMNAYLKEIADICEINKHLTWYVSRHTFATTVTLGNGVRLEHVSAMMGHTNIKQTQHYAKVLDVNIMEDMEKLKLKYK
- a CDS encoding LptF/LptG family permease — its product is MKILDRYLLKTFLGTFATVFVILFFVFILQTVWLFIAELAGKDLDFVMVIKFLAFSMPRIVPLVLPLSILLASIMSFGNLSEHYEFAAMKSSGISLQRAMRSLTIAIAILSIVAFLFANNVIPYAEFRFVNFRKNIAQAKPALAITEGQFSDVGTYNIKVNKKSGENGNHLTGITIHQKSVNGDGSKTVIRATDGELISSDKTSILQLVLNDGNYYQDIVPKKYEDRDKLPFAKSSFKKYRINIDLSQLNKVDTKDESVSNTSTMLTVGDLKYTLDSLTKNRNTEIVSFSENSGARIGTLTNNNAPQVAKKKALVKNLLSIYDNKQKVEILKAASSNAQSTLYTIDATRSELDNKKKNINSHILALYDKFVIVYACFLMFFIGAPLGAIIRKGGLGLPIVFAVLIFISFHFINTFGKRISQEDGLPPFFGAWMSSMILTPLAVLLTYRATNDIGLINMDVLLAPVQKVFQKLFQKIIPSQNKE
- the mobA gene encoding conjugal transfer protein MobA produces the protein MENNGKTNPHKGGRNPKDDPAVHRYSISLTAQENARFLTLFETSGMNIKAHFITACVFQKGIKTVKIDKATMDYYMRLTSFYSQFRAIGVNYNQVVKILYQKFSEKKALAYLYKLEKKTAEFAVLSQKIISLTEEFEEKHLKK